From the genome of Halobacteriovorax marinus SJ:
CTGCTCATCACTTACTGAATTATTTTCAACAATAACTCTCACTTCTCTACCACCAGAGATTGCATAAGACTTTGAAACACCTTCAAAGCTATTCACAATTTCTTCAATATCTGTAAGACGTGAAACGTAAGACTCCATCATCGCTTTTCTTGCACCTGGACGAGCACCTGAAAGTGCATCACCTGCAGCAACAATATGAGCTAGAACAGATTCTGGTTTCTCATCATCGTGGTGTGCTCTAATCGCATGTACAATATCAGGAGACTCTCCGTACTTCTTAGCAAAGTCTGCACCTGTTACAGCGTGAGAACCTTCTGCTGAAGCATCAAGTACTTTTCCAATATCGTGAAGAAGACCTGCTCTTCTTGCCTGCTTAACGTTTAACCCCATTTCAGCGGCCATAGCTCCACAAATAAATGCGGCTTCAATTGCGTGCTGATATTGATTTTGAGTATATGATGTTCTCCAATTTAGAGCACCAACTAACTTTAAGATCTCTGGGTGAATTCCGTGAACACCTATTTCCATTTGTGCTTTTTCACCAAGAGAGAGAAGTTGTTTCTCCATTTCAGTTTTAGACTTATCATGAAATTCTTCAATTTTTGCTGGGTGGATTCTACCATCAGCAATGAGTTTTAAAATTGTCTGTCTAGCAATCTCTCTTCTCACAACATTAAACGAAGAAATAACAACAACTTCAGGTGTGTCATCAATAATTAAATCAACTCCACAAATTTGTTCGAAGGCCCTAATGTTACGACCTTCACGACCAATTAAACGCCCCTTAACGTCATCAGACGGAAGCTCAACCGTTGAGATTGTTTTCTCTGCAACGTGCTCTCCAGCAAATCTTTGAATGGCGATACCAACAATTCTCTTTGCTCTTTCTTCCGCTTCTTCTTTCGCTTCTTCCTCTAGGCGAACAAGTCTTTTAGAGAAGTCTACTTTCGCGTCTTCTTCCATTAAAGAAATAAGCTCTTCCTTTGCTTGCTCTTCTGTAAGCTTGGCCACTTCAGTTAGCTTTACAACAATTTCTTCTTGCTTAGCCTTGAAACGTCCTCTCTCTTCATCAGCACTTCTCTTTGCTTTTTCAAGATCTGCTTCTTTGTCAGCAAGACGAGCTTTTTCCTTAGTTGCTTCTTCTAACTTTGAATCAAGCTTAGCTTCTTTTTGAGCAATTTCTTTTTCTTGATCTTTAATTTCTTTCGTTCTTTGACTGATTTCTCTGTCTAGATTTTGCTTTTCTTCCTTAGCAATCTCTTTAGCTTCTTTTCTAGCTTTATAGGCTAAATCCTTCGCCTTCTCTTTCGCCTCTTCGATGATTTCATCACCCTTCGACTTTCTTTCATTCAATTCCTTCATTGCTTGCGAATTTCTAACAAAAAATCCCGCTCCCGCACCAACGATTAGAAAAAGAATGGATGCAAGAATAACTTCTATACCCATCTCTTTACTCCTTTATTATTTCAAACTTCAATGATTTCTTTATCTGTGACAATCCAATTTAGATAACAATCGTGATCTTCCATTGGGATGTCAGCAATTAATTGCTCATCGAAACTTAAACCTATGGTTATACCTTTATAATTCTTTAAATACTTATCGTAATAACCCTTTCCGCGACCAAGTCTCTCGCCATTTCTTCCAAAGGCAAGGCCCGGAACAACTAGAATATCTGGATCAATTTCCAAGCACTCTAATCTGGGCTCAAATATCTTTACTTTAAAACTCGATTTCTCAACCAAGTCTTCATACCTCGACTCTCTAAAAACCATCTGTCCCAAATCATTTACACTTGGAAAAGCTAGCTTGAAGCCTTGGCCCTTTAACCCACTCACAATATCTATCTCATCAGAAAGTGGAGCAAAAAGTCCTATCGTTTTATCACTGGAAAGAAGGGAGAGATCCCCAAGAAGTTTTGTAAAATAGCTTAAGCAAGAGAGCTCTTTCGATTTTTTTTCTTCAGCATTGAAATTATTCAATCTCTCTCGAAGAATTTTTCGAAGATTTTCTTTACTCAAAATTTACTTCCACTCTTTTGTAAGAGAAGAATTAGATAGTAGAAGGAGACACTTCTTCAATAAATTGAAGAGCATCACAAGCTGTCGTATGCAATCTTGATATATTATTTTCGAAGTCTTTCTCAATTGAAAGTTTTTCATTCGCCACTTTTAAAGCCGCTAACGTTGCAACTTGGGCAATATCTAATTGAGGAGATTTTTGTCTAATTTCCTCAGTAATTTGCTGTACGTAACTCACAACCTCATCTGCTGAAATACTTGCCTCAGACTCATCTGGTGTGAACTTGATTTTATATCCTAGTACGTTAAATTCTTTTTCTTCTCTTATACTTTCCATCTCTTAAATATTACCCTTAAAGGAGCATTAGAGTCAATCTACTTACTATTACTCAAGGTCCAAAAGGGCGTCCAAGTACTCACTGAGATTGAAGATATTCAGATCCTCGACCTGCTCTCCAACACCAATGTACGCAATTGGTACTTTTAATTTATCAACAATTCCTATTGCAGAACCTGCTTTAGAAGATCCGTCGCATTTCGTAAAAATTAATCCTGACAGCCCAAGAGTATTATTAAACTCTTCAGCCTGTCTCAAAGCGTTTTGACCCGTAATGGCATCAATTACTAAGAGAGTCTGATGTGGCGCAGAGTCATCCAGCTTCTTCAAAACGTCTCGACTCTTCTTAAGCTCTTCCATAAGGTTACCTTTTGTATGTAACCTTCCTGCAGTATCTAAAATACAGTAGTCCGCACCCTCATTAATAGCCGTTTGCAGAGCATCATATCCTACGCCACTAGGGTTTGCTCCTTCTTTGGCCCTAATCATCTGAGCTCCGGCCCTTTGACACCAAACTTCTAGTTGATCCACTGCTGCAGCTCTAAAGGTATCACAAGCACCAACGACAACTTTTGCTCCCTGAGCAGTGAGCTTCGTCGCAAGCTTTCCAATTGTAGTTGTCTTACCAGCGCCATTAACACCAACGACCATGATAACCTTTGTTTTTCCACGATTCGCTTCATTAAACTTATAAAGGTCGCTATCAACCGTTGCCTGTACGCCATTCATTTTTGAATCTAAGAAAGTCTTTAAGTATTTCTTAAACTCTTTCTCACCGAAACCATCTTTCTTGGCCTCTTCTTCAAGACCTTCAATTAATTCAACTGCGATAGTTGGACCAATATCTGCACCATAGAGAAGCTCTTCAACCTCTTCTAATGTGTCATCATCCAATCCTTTCCCAGTAAAAATAGCTCCAATCTTTCCCCACACTTCAGAGCTTGAACGCGAAAGCCCTTTTCTAAGCCTATCTCTCCAGCTTATTTCGACTACTTTCTCTTCAACTTTTTCTTCAGCAACAGGAGTTGGTTCTTCTTTAGGTGACTCCTCTTTCGCCAGAGCGTCTTTCTCTACTTCATCAGCACTTTGCTTGGCCTCAATCTCTGCACTGACCTGCTCAACTTCATCTTTAAAAGTTGGCTGATCCTTAATTTGTTCAGGAGTCTCTAACTTCTTTGTTGGTGATTTTCTAAAAAGAAGAAATAGAACTAATACGAGCAGAAGGGATAGCCCTCCTCCTGCACCATAAACATGGTTAATATCTGCAGTTAAGTTTTGACCTGTCTGGTCATATAGATTTTGAAGTAATTTAATTAAATCATTCATTAAAAATCCTCTTGTGTATTTTGTGCACCCATTGATATGTCATAGAAAAAAGAAAATCAACACATGGCGCGGTGAAAGGTGAAAGAGAAGAGTGAACGCTTAAAAAAGCTTCAAAAACTATTTAAACTCCAACAATTCATAAGAGACTTTTTTCTAGAAAGAGAATTTATTGATGTTCTTACTCCTCCGATGGTGCAAAACCCTGGAATGGAAACTCACATCCACCCCTTCCAAGTTAGAAGTCCGCACAATAAAGAAAACCTTGAGCTCTACTTACACACATCACCTGAGTTTCATATGAAAGAGCTCCTTTCTCTAGGCTTTTCAAAAATTTATAATATTTCATATTGTTTTAGAGATGAGCCAAACTCGACTCATCATCGCCCGCAATTTCTAATGCTCGAGTGGTATAGAACGCAAGAGTTTTACACTACTATAATGAAGGATACAGAAGATCTTTTTAAATATTGCTGTGAAAAAATGCTCGCCAGTGGAGAAGAAATTAAAAGCGAGCTCAAGAATTTCTCTCCAATGAAGAAGACTGTTCAAGAAATATTCTTAGAAGTTCTAAAAATTGATATTTTGGAATACCTAGAAAAAGATAAGTTATTGGCACTCATCAGAGAGCGCTTCCCGCAGGTTCCTCTTCCACCAGAAAAAGACGACCACCTCTTAAGTTGGGACGATGGTTACTTTCTTTTATTTCTAAATGAAGTTGAACCAAAGTTAAAAGAGTACCCTTTTATTATTTTATATAATTTCCCACATCACTTAAGTGCTTTATCAACAATCAACAAAGATGACTCCCGTGTTTGTGACCGCTTTGAAGTCTATAGCTTTGGTATTGAGTTATGTAATTCGTTTAATGAGCTTACTGAGTTAGATTTACTAAGAGAGAGATTTAATGAGCAAGGACGACTAAAGGAAAACCTTTATCAGTACAAACTACCAGAGCCAAGCGAATTCTATAAGACGATGAAAAGTCTTCCAACTTCCAGTGGTATTGCACTAGGAGTTGAAAGACTACTTATGTCTATTTGTGATATTGAAAATCCGTTCTACTACTGATTAGTAGCATTGAATAATTTATGAAGCTTTATAATGACTTCAGACTTTACGTGTTGAACCGGAACAAACTCGGCCCACTTTCTATGCCTTTCTCTTGAAGTACTTACACGAATTTTATTCGTAAAATAAGTTGGATACTTCTTCGCTACCTCAGCAGAGAATACGGCATACCAATCATAGAAGAGATTAACATCTTTAAAGAGTAGCTCGTCGATTATCTCAAGCGTTTGCTCTACTAAAACTCTCTTTAGAGTATAGAAGTTTGTCTTTTCCAAAGAATCTTTAGAAATATTCTTATCCATAAAAGATGAAACATAGTACTGAGCAAATTTAATTCCAGAGTCAGTCATTGGAGAATCATAATTTTCCATCGCTGCATAAGTATTATCTAGGACGAGGGCCCTATAAACTCCCTCACGACTTCCCCCTTGAGTAATAACATTCATCCATTTAGCGATATCATTATCATTAGGCTTCACTCTTCGTGCTGATTCATAAACTTCAAATAAAAAAGAGAGGTCTGCTTTCTCCATTTTATCTTTAGAGATTTTTGATTTTGTTTTATCGACGAATTCAGGACGAGTAGACTTTGCATCTTTATTAACAACTGGAATTTCAGGCAACTTAATTGATTGCTCCTTCTCTCCAAATAATTTTACAGCAATCTCTTCTCCTAAGTATTGCTCTACATAAGGTCTTACTTTGTCACTCCAACTTTCAGCTTGTACGCTGCTAATACTTAGTGACATCATTAATACAATTAAAATCTTTCTCATTCTTCTACCTTTATTCTTTAATTATTTCTTTAACACTTCCCCATGTCTCTTCTAGGCTCGTAGCCTTTTCAAGTAAAAGAGGAAGTATCTTTTCAACTAGATCTGGATTTGATTTCCAATTATCGTTAACAAGGGCCAACGACTGCGCAATTGCAGAAATACTCGAATTCATGTCGTGAATTAATTTACTCTTGTCCACAGCCCTTTCCTATTCTCTCAGATATACGATAAAAAGCACTATTAGATATCTTTAAGACCCCTAAAGATTTCCTCACTTTATCATTATTATTCTTTAGCACTTGTGAAACTGCATCCTCTTCAACTTTTTCTACAAAGGCCTTTAGCCCATTTATTTGAATGTATTCCATTTGCATCTTATTTAAAATACTTCCCTCTAGGGCCGGAGAGAGTTCACTTGAATCTAAACAAGAGCTCTTAGTAACTCCTAAGATATGAGAAGGGAGATCATCTACCTTTATAATTCCATGAGCTTTCGCCTGAAGAATTTCTACAACTTTTCTAAGCTCTCTTATATTTCCAGGCCACGAATATTTTTCAAGTAAAGTCTTAACTTCTGCTGACAGAACGACTCTCCTCTTTCCCTGTCCTAAGAAATGCTTAATCAAAAGAGCGATATCTCCTTTTCTCTTACTTAAGGCCGGAAGCTCAATATTAAATCCCTCTATCCTAAAATAGAGATCTTCCCTGAAGTCTCCATCTTTGACCATTTGCTCGAGGTCCTCACAGGTTGCACTCACTAAGCGAAAGTCGGACTTAACCATCTTTTCACTCCCCAGTGGATAGAATGACTTTTCATCAATTGCCTTAAGAATTTTCTTTTGAAGAATCATTGGCATTGTCGCTATTTCATCTAGAAATAACGTCCCACCATCTGCTAGTTCAAACTTTCCTTTCTTAGAACTCTCGGCTCCCGAGAAAGCTCCCTTTTCATACCCAAATAGTTCTGCTTCTAAAAGGTTCTCAGGAATTTCAGAGCAATTGAGATGAATAAACTTATCATCATTCTCAAAAATCAATTCATGAACAAGCTTTGCAATGAGCGTCTTTCCTGTTCCTGTTGGCCCTTTTATAAAGACCGGCTTATTAGCAGAAATAACCTCACTAATAATTTTCAAGCTATCAATTAACTTCTGATCTTGAGTGATATATTTTCTTGAGAAGAACTTCTTTAGAGTAGACTCTTTAGAGAGTACTTTATACTTTCTAAGTACAAGCTCTAAAGCATCCTTATCAAAAGGTTTAGAAAGATAATCCTCACAACCTCTTAAATAAGCTTCCTCAATATTGGTCTCTTCTTCTCTTCCTGATAAGACAACAGGGTAAGCTCCCGATGACTTCACTAGTGGAATAAGGTCTAGGCCAGCTAGATCTCTTTCAAGATCTAGATCAATCCATGCTAAATCAAATTTTTCTGATTCAATTAATTTCGTTGCTTCTTGTGAGTTCTCAGCTTCCCTTACTAGACCATGATCTTTGAGTAAAGTTACTAAGTTTAATCTCGAAAGTGCATCATCTTCTATAACGAGAAAGTTTAACGTCTTCTTGCTCACTGTAAGCCCCAGAAATAAAAAGGATTAGTCTTTATCCTATTGTATTTTCCAAGCTCAATTTAAACAAATTTAAATTCAATGGGCAGAGATTTAACCCCTTGTAAAAATTGAGATGATTAAGAAAAGCTTATTTTTAAGGATAGTTCTAGAATTGAGTAAGACTTGCTGCCTCTATTTTCGGGCAATTTTACTCAAGCTCTCTTTACTGAATAGGCAATTTTTTCCACTTAAGAGTTTGAAATTAAAGTACTCTCTCATCTTTCTAAATATCCGCTCAGAAAGTGTCGATAATAAGACTATGAGAACTTTATGGAAGATATCGACATTTTTAGTTTTATTATTCACCCTTACAGCGTGTATGCCGGACAGCCTCACGAAGTTTAAAGAAGCACCTACTAAGAAAGTAGATGATACAACTTCGGCCGGAGGTAGTGGCGATGATACAGATGAAGAGGAAGTAGAGATTGTTACAGAGTTAACAAATCTTGAAATCCCTCAATATGCTGACCCTGTTAACGGGGACCTCATGCTCTTAAATGTCGACAATATAGGGACTCTTAAAGCTGGT
Proteins encoded in this window:
- the rny gene encoding ribonuclease Y — its product is MGIEVILASILFLIVGAGAGFFVRNSQAMKELNERKSKGDEIIEEAKEKAKDLAYKARKEAKEIAKEEKQNLDREISQRTKEIKDQEKEIAQKEAKLDSKLEEATKEKARLADKEADLEKAKRSADEERGRFKAKQEEIVVKLTEVAKLTEEQAKEELISLMEEDAKVDFSKRLVRLEEEAKEEAEERAKRIVGIAIQRFAGEHVAEKTISTVELPSDDVKGRLIGREGRNIRAFEQICGVDLIIDDTPEVVVISSFNVVRREIARQTILKLIADGRIHPAKIEEFHDKSKTEMEKQLLSLGEKAQMEIGVHGIHPEILKLVGALNWRTSYTQNQYQHAIEAAFICGAMAAEMGLNVKQARRAGLLHDIGKVLDASAEGSHAVTGADFAKKYGESPDIVHAIRAHHDDEKPESVLAHIVAAGDALSGARPGARKAMMESYVSRLTDIEEIVNSFEGVSKSYAISGGREVRVIVENNSVSDEQTVMLSRDIAKKIEEEMSYPGTIKITVVRETKAIGVAK
- a CDS encoding 5-formyltetrahydrofolate cyclo-ligase, producing MSKENLRKILRERLNNFNAEEKKSKELSCLSYFTKLLGDLSLLSSDKTIGLFAPLSDEIDIVSGLKGQGFKLAFPSVNDLGQMVFRESRYEDLVEKSSFKVKIFEPRLECLEIDPDILVVPGLAFGRNGERLGRGKGYYDKYLKNYKGITIGLSFDEQLIADIPMEDHDCYLNWIVTDKEIIEV
- the zapA gene encoding cell division protein ZapA; its protein translation is MESIREEKEFNVLGYKIKFTPDESEASISADEVVSYVQQITEEIRQKSPQLDIAQVATLAALKVANEKLSIEKDFENNISRLHTTACDALQFIEEVSPSTI
- the ftsY gene encoding signal recognition particle-docking protein FtsY → MNDLIKLLQNLYDQTGQNLTADINHVYGAGGGLSLLLVLVLFLLFRKSPTKKLETPEQIKDQPTFKDEVEQVSAEIEAKQSADEVEKDALAKEESPKEEPTPVAEEKVEEKVVEISWRDRLRKGLSRSSSEVWGKIGAIFTGKGLDDDTLEEVEELLYGADIGPTIAVELIEGLEEEAKKDGFGEKEFKKYLKTFLDSKMNGVQATVDSDLYKFNEANRGKTKVIMVVGVNGAGKTTTIGKLATKLTAQGAKVVVGACDTFRAAAVDQLEVWCQRAGAQMIRAKEGANPSGVGYDALQTAINEGADYCILDTAGRLHTKGNLMEELKKSRDVLKKLDDSAPHQTLLVIDAITGQNALRQAEEFNNTLGLSGLIFTKCDGSSKAGSAIGIVDKLKVPIAYIGVGEQVEDLNIFNLSEYLDALLDLE
- a CDS encoding amino acid--tRNA ligase-related protein, with amino-acid sequence MKEKSERLKKLQKLFKLQQFIRDFFLEREFIDVLTPPMVQNPGMETHIHPFQVRSPHNKENLELYLHTSPEFHMKELLSLGFSKIYNISYCFRDEPNSTHHRPQFLMLEWYRTQEFYTTIMKDTEDLFKYCCEKMLASGEEIKSELKNFSPMKKTVQEIFLEVLKIDILEYLEKDKLLALIRERFPQVPLPPEKDDHLLSWDDGYFLLFLNEVEPKLKEYPFIILYNFPHHLSALSTINKDDSRVCDRFEVYSFGIELCNSFNELTELDLLRERFNEQGRLKENLYQYKLPEPSEFYKTMKSLPTSSGIALGVERLLMSICDIENPFYY
- a CDS encoding sigma-54-dependent transcriptional regulator, whose translation is MSKKTLNFLVIEDDALSRLNLVTLLKDHGLVREAENSQEATKLIESEKFDLAWIDLDLERDLAGLDLIPLVKSSGAYPVVLSGREEETNIEEAYLRGCEDYLSKPFDKDALELVLRKYKVLSKESTLKKFFSRKYITQDQKLIDSLKIISEVISANKPVFIKGPTGTGKTLIAKLVHELIFENDDKFIHLNCSEIPENLLEAELFGYEKGAFSGAESSKKGKFELADGGTLFLDEIATMPMILQKKILKAIDEKSFYPLGSEKMVKSDFRLVSATCEDLEQMVKDGDFREDLYFRIEGFNIELPALSKRKGDIALLIKHFLGQGKRRVVLSAEVKTLLEKYSWPGNIRELRKVVEILQAKAHGIIKVDDLPSHILGVTKSSCLDSSELSPALEGSILNKMQMEYIQINGLKAFVEKVEEDAVSQVLKNNNDKVRKSLGVLKISNSAFYRISERIGKGCGQE